CATCTGAACTTAAACTGAATATCACATGATTAGAtacgtttttttttaaaaaaacaaattcagaTAACATCTCTTCACCTCTTATCATCATCTGAATCTGAACTTAAACTGAAGATCACATGAGTAGATACGATTTTCTAAAGATGCGCGGTGTGGTTATCTCCCATTGCGATGGACGGGCCACTGCTCGATTAGGGCTTCAAAATTCGAAAAGCGGTTGCTTTATTCCGCAAGCTTTCCTCGCCTCGTTTGTTAGGATCCTGCCTCGTTGCCGTCCCGGTCTCCGCTGTCGCTTTCCAATCGGACGCCTCACAGTCGCCCGAGCCCCCTCGCCGCCACCTGGCGTCGCCTCGCCTGCAGCAACCAACAGCTCACGTCCGTTCTGTTCTGCTCTGTTCCTCCTGCCCACCACCTCCACTTCGTCTTCCCCCAACcgtcccctcctcctcccctcctcctcaaAGTCTCCTACTCCTCATGCCTTGACGGCGCCATTGGTAGCTTTGCCTGTTGGTCAGAGAGCAGGGGAAGCGAGAGGGAGGGGTCGAGGAGGAGCAAGGAGGTCGGACGTGCGTGGGCGCGGAGGAGGCGGGGAGGATGTTTGATAGCTTGCTCAACTCCAAGTTCTACAACAAATGGTACCAAAAGATTGCTTTTTTTGCTAGATTTTCTGGTTCTTTTGTTTCTCAGTTCTTGAGGCTGGTTTGGACTGGCTGGTCCGCGGTTGAGCCTCCTCTGATTCTTTAATCTTTTGGATATTTTCTTGAGTTCAGTTCGGATtggttttcttttccttttttttcttgaatttgctcaatGTGGCTTCCTGCTCCATGTTCTTGACGATCTGGTTGCGTTTCTTTGGCTGGAACTGGATAatcgccttgtgtgttcttggatTGCGCTAACCAATTGTTTGGTTTCTTGGACAACGGATGCAGCAAGCATGCGTTCAAATGCATCCGGACGCGGATGGCTCCCATACGGCGGAAGAAACACGCCATGATTcggttcttgaagaaggacGTCGCCGACCTTCTCGCCAATGGTCTCGACACCCACGCCTTCGGAAGGGTACGTTTATCCTGGCTCTATCTTGCTCAACATTGCGTTTGCATTTCTCTAGCGTTACAAGGGATTTTTGTCCTGGGGGCGAATTTGAGAGGATTTTTTTCTTGAGGGTGAATTGGAGAAAATTGCACTATTATTTTCTTTCGTTTTCGAGTGGAAAGCTTGCACCTTTTTTGGCGCAAGGTTTTTACTGGTTGGTGGTCAAACCAATTTGGTAGATGAAATCTGTGCTGACTGAATTTCTAATCTTGTTTCCTGGATATACGTTCATTCTGGAATGCAGATGGATGGGCTGATAGTTGAGTTAAACCATGCTTCTTGCTATGATATGATCGAGCAGTTCTGCGACGGCATCGGTAAGCAACTCGGCAGCCTTCAGAAGCAAAGGTATACTAATTAACTCAACTGACTTCGATTCCGATTCCATATTTCTGTTGTCAACGACTGGCAATCATTGTAACACCTAGCAATCAGTCTACACAAAATGGCACTGTTAATGGTCAAGATGGTTATGAGCCTTATGCCATCCCATGTCTTTACGGCCCGGTGTGTTGCATTTGTTAAGCAATCAAGGCAGTAGGACAATAGCACTAGCATCCACAATATGTATCCATATGATACTTCTACCTGTCGGTTTTGGTGTTAAAGTAAGTATCTGTTGGAACTTAAGTTAGCCAACACCCAACTACCCATTACTAGTGTGCGATGAGTGCAGATAGGAAAGTATTTCAATTATCTTGATGCTGCAAATGATTACAGCATTgcgtttctttctttctaaaCAGGGAATGCCCTTCAGAAACCAGAGAAGCTGTGTCAACTCTGATTTTTGCTGCTGCTCGGTTTCCTGATTTGCCTGAACTGTGCGACCTAAGGCACATATTCACAGAGAGATACGGCAATTTTGTTGAGCCTTTTGTTAGCCTTGAGGTGTGCAAGATGTGATGATTTTTTGTCATTGAATTGCTTTCTGCTTTGTGGTCTTCTACTTCACGTCTTTACTGTATTAATTCAATCCTTCTGTTCGCAGTTTGTTCGGAAACTCGACAGTACAGAGTTCACTGATGAGGAAAAGTTGCAAGTCATGCAAAGTATTGCTGAAGAATTATCTGTTAGTTTTGATGCCAAGGAATTGGAGCTCAAGTTATGGGTCACACCAGAAACTGAACATGTAAGTGCTAAGTGAAATTGTTCTTTAAATTTACTATCTGAACTATGATTTAGGAAGACATTTTTGTCCTTAACTTGGCATCATGGAATGTGTTTTCAGGATATGATTGAGAAGGATTCAAGGAAACGAGTGGAACCAGCAATGCCTTTATCCAACAAGCAGAAGTGTGACGAGGATGCTCCATGTGAAAGAAAATATAAGGATATGGTTGACAAGGGTTCAAGGAAGCCAGTAAAAATAGCAATGACTTTATCCAACAGGCAGAAGGTCGATGAGGATGCCCCGtgtgaaagaaaatatgaagCTACACCTGTGCGCCATAAGGAGAAAGTGGAAATACAGTTGGGCCCAACAGGTACTCAGGCTGTTGCTGTTGGCATCCATCGAATTGATGAGAATTCTAGGAAGCAGCATTCTGATAAATCTGATGAGATGGAACATTTGGAGATATCAGTGTCTCCTGTGGACACAAAAATAAGGAACACCCAAAAAGATGTTAAGAAGGTTAACAGAAAAGATAACCGCCCTTCTGAAAAGGAACTGATGGAAGCAGTGGAGCTTGATCTCAATGGTCTTCCTAAGCAGGGATTTGGTGCTGTCAAATTTCCTGAAACAGGAAGCAATAAAACAGCTCAAAATGCCAAGCCAAAGGAAGCTGTGAAAGAACATCATGTTGAAAAAGAGAATGAGGAAGTCCTTCGTCACCTCCACCCATCACGTATGCCCGGTGGTCCCGATCACAATGGGAGACATGCAAATTCAGGGCTAAGACCTCAGTGCCCAGAGAATCAAGAACGTCCAGTGAGTCCTTTGAACGGTAACACTAGAAACAAGGTTCCTCCTTATGCTAAGCTGAATGAGGCAAATATGAAGAATCCTACTGAAAAACAAGCGACTTATGGTTTCTTGCATGATAAACCGCAACATTTAGCTGATCTGGGACATCCGGTGCAAAAAGGACAAGGAATGACAGAGAGGGCAACTACTATGCGACCTCCTTATGTTAAACCAAAATCTGGGATGCAACCTGTGAATGGTGATCCTGAAAAGCGAACTCCTAATGACTACAACAAGTACAATATCCCTGGACAAACTGATCTCTTGGACGACAAAGATGTGGTTCGACCTGTTTCTGTTAGGAGGAAAAGTGCAAAGCCACCAGCACCCGTTGATGCTTATGCTGAGGCAACTAACAATGAGAAGGCCACAAGCCCAACACCCAGCAGTCACAGAAGGCACTCAAGCAGGCAGAATGGTGCTAAATATGACTATGACCAGAAAGGTAATGTGACTGATGACATTGTTGGTGATGGGAAGAATGTTCAGAGGACTCCTAGTAGCCGACCAAAGCACACAGGCAGGAGGAATGGAGCTTTGCACAACGATGGCTATGACGGGTACGTGCGGCGTAGGCAAACAGAAGCGGATGAgactgctattgattttggtaATCTTTTGCCTCGCAACGCAAGCGGGCAGAGGAAACACAAGAGTGGGCGTATCGGGGATCATGACGAGGAGGAAAGGATGATGGACAAGCTTCTGATGCACTACAGCAAGAAAGGTTTAGATCAGACCAACAAAGATGCTCACGACAACGAAGCTCAAATATATTCTCAGCAAAAGGTTTCCTTGCATCCTCCGGGAAGAGCTATCTCTCTACCGCCTGAATCCATCAACCACGGTGAAGATGTGAAGTTTCCTACTCGGTCCATCTCGCTGCAGCCAGACTGTCCTAGGAGTGTGCGTGTGCACCCGAGAATGCCGGACTTTGATGAACTGGCTGCCCGGGTGAATGCTCTGAGGAAGGCTTGATACCCAATAAGATTGTCTTTGGCCTTGTATACACGTTCTTTCAGCCGAAGAAGTTCTTGACAGTTCATTCCTTGCAAGTCACAACCTTTCTTGATGTGCAGCCCTCATATGAGATTAGACAGATTTGTgtatgtgttttttttatagtaCCCTTATTATAGCTTTTTCTTTGCACCAGTTGTTTGTCTAGAATAGGACACTC
The sequence above is drawn from the Phragmites australis chromosome 10, lpPhrAust1.1, whole genome shotgun sequence genome and encodes:
- the LOC133930407 gene encoding uncharacterized protein LOC133930407; translation: MFDSLLNSKFYNKCKHAFKCIRTRMAPIRRKKHAMIRFLKKDVADLLANGLDTHAFGRMDGLIVELNHASCYDMIEQFCDGIGKQLGSLQKQRECPSETREAVSTLIFAAARFPDLPELCDLRHIFTERYGNFVEPFVSLEFVRKLDSTEFTDEEKLQVMQSIAEELSVSFDAKELELKLWVTPETEHDMIEKDSRKRVEPAMPLSNKQKCDEDAPCERKYKDMVDKGSRKPVKIAMTLSNRQKVDEDAPCERKYEATPVRHKEKVEIQLGPTGTQAVAVGIHRIDENSRKQHSDKSDEMEHLEISVSPVDTKIRNTQKDVKKVNRKDNRPSEKELMEAVELDLNGLPKQGFGAVKFPETGSNKTAQNAKPKEAVKEHHVEKENEEVLRHLHPSRMPGGPDHNGRHANSGLRPQCPENQERPVSPLNGNTRNKVPPYAKLNEANMKNPTEKQATYGFLHDKPQHLADLGHPVQKGQGMTERATTMRPPYVKPKSGMQPVNGDPEKRTPNDYNKYNIPGQTDLLDDKDVVRPVSVRRKSAKPPAPVDAYAEATNNEKATSPTPSSHRRHSSRQNGAKYDYDQKGNVTDDIVGDGKNVQRTPSSRPKHTGRRNGALHNDGYDGYVRRRQTEADETAIDFGNLLPRNASGQRKHKSGRIGDHDEEERMMDKLLMHYSKKGLDQTNKDAHDNEAQIYSQQKVSLHPPGRAISLPPESINHGEDVKFPTRSISLQPDCPRSVRVHPRMPDFDELAARVNALRKA